One Eriocheir sinensis breed Jianghai 21 chromosome 67, ASM2467909v1, whole genome shotgun sequence DNA segment encodes these proteins:
- the LOC126987887 gene encoding glutamine and serine-rich protein 1-like: MSVSTGMANGTNKPGYINSFVSFLEGSADPDDPAAVPGEDEFLEELDIKSEIKEEIGLDPLEDEITPTDHTPASPQATDGENTNSSEATSMSEAGDTSRAGHRNVARRGKRKKGTASRDANATPPRENLRRSSRPVKRYGNIDPESDGMADSDPEFHLSDSDDDPDFNPVDKKTNAASDEEEELPRRGRGRGRGGLVHRGRGRGIKRPAERETPTATSKTSSPVSSPPTPKRRGRPPTYQPVKVLPVTESSEGNTATDTTTSNNTTSPVSVNKGPTQLSSAYNYAGGRAQRQQTQIMVPEGPQLTAEQLEIVESQFKSGDFVMAKKDMELMENPPIWRIDGKSLLQKFQAFEKDGKILYRNISTYSGWTPQAKTLYLGVRVTFVFQSRYDTVVQMLGFKPEGEGDDDDEDEEAADNPKADSGKQPWSAAKTSQHDFEIPEELRSHMRNFEVYLQTLISQALDNNFLVEIYEEKDAYFVDSVEVIDELAEERKKKILEIVKWNDQFKKSLDTWPCVNVMVRTAKTAEKCRACQKSASVKLLQLYGQPYNNQTLHSREPLPSESDTKNYDVCDTCSNISQIYNKVCHQKYDYYSQCKSKVTNMRVADPQKATTTILQDLLANDHWITTLFRSMCTTFIKVDRQHQNEKEEEKKGEETAAA, from the exons ATGTCCGTCAGCACTG GCATGGCCAACGGAACCAACAAGCCAGGCTACATCAACAGCTTTGTGTCCTTTCTGGAGGGCTCAGCAGACCCTGATGACCCTGCTGCCGTGCCTGGAG AGGATGAGTTTCTTGAAGAACTGGACATAAAaagtgagatcaaggaggagatTGGGTTAGATCCCCTGGAGGATGAGATCACCCCCACAGACCACACCCCGGCCAGTCCCCAAGCCACCGATGGGGAGAACACTAACAGCTCCGAGGCCACCAGCATGAGCGAGGCCGGCGACACTTCCCGGGCTGGCCACCGCAACGTAGCACGCCGAGGCAAGCGCAAGAAGGGAACAGCAAGCAGGGATGCAA ACGCGACACCCCCAAGGGAGAACCTTCGCAGATCCTCCCGCCCAGTCAAGCGTTATGGTAACATTGACCCTGAGTCTGATGGCATGGCCGACTCAGACCCAGAGTTCCACCTCAGTGACTCAGACGATGACCCAGACTTCAATCCAGTTGATAAGAAG ACCAACGCAGCaagtgacgaagaggaggagctgcCGCGCCGAGGGAGGGGCCGCGGCAGGGGGGGCCTCGTACACAGAG GCCGGGGCCGGGGGATCAAGAGACCAGCCGAGAGAGAGACTCCCACTGCTACAAGTAAGACGTCTTCtcccgtctcctctcctcccactccaAAGAGAAGAGGTCGTCCTCCAACCTACCAGCCCGTCAAGGTGCTGCCTGTCACAGAGAGCAGTGAAGGAAACActgccacagacaccaccacttCAAACAACACAACAAGTCCA GTAAGTGTGAACAAAGGCCCCACTCAGCTCAGCTCTGCCTACAACTATGCCGGAGGCCGGGCACAGCGGCAGCAGACCCAGATCATGGTGCCGGAGGGGCCCCAGCTGACGGCTGAGCAGCTGGAGATAGTGGAGTCTCAGTTCAAG AGTGGCGACTTTGTGATGGCAAAGAAGGACATGGAGTTGATGGAGAACCCACCCATATGGAGAATCGATGGGAAGTCCCTCCTGCAGAAGTTCCAGGCAtttgagaaggatgggaagattCTCTACAGGAACATATCAACA TACTCTGGGTGGACCCCCCAGGCCAAGACCCTGTACCTGGGGGTGAGGGTCACCTTCGTGTTCCAGTCTCGCTACGACACAGTGGTGCAGATGCTCGGCTTCAAGCCCGAGGGGGAGGGCGATGATGAcgacgaagatgaggaggcggCCGACAACCCCAAGGCTGACAGCGGCAAGCA GCCTTGGTCTGCTGCCAAGACTTCACAACATGACTTTGA GATCCCTGAGGAGCTGCGGTCACACATGAGGAACTTTGAGGTATACCTGCAGACGCTCATCTCCCAGGCCCTCGACAACAACTTCCTGGTGGAGATTTATGAAGAGAAAG atgCTTACTTTGTGGACAGTGTTGAAGTCATTGATGAATTggctgaggagagaaaaaagaagatcctTGAAATAGTGAAATGGAATGATCAGTTTAAG AAATCCTTGGACACGTGGCCGTGCGTCAACGTGATGGTCAGGACTGCCAAGACAGCAGAGAAGTGCAGGGCCTGCCAAAAGTCTGCCTCCGTCAAGCTCCTGCAGCTGTACGGTCAGCCATACAACAACCAGACCCTCCACTCCAGGGAGCCGCTGCCCTCAGAGAGCGACACCAAG AACTATGATGTGTGTGACACCTGCTCCAACATCTCTCAGATCTACAATAAAGTGTGTCACCAAAAGTATGACTACTACTCTCAGTGCAAGTCCAAGGTGACCAACATGAGGGTAGCTGACCCACAgaaggccaccaccaccatcctgcaGGACCTGTTGGCCAACGATCACTGGATCACCACG CTGTTCCGCTCAATGTGCACAACCTTCATCAAGGTGGACAGACAGCAccagaatgagaaggaggaggagaagaagggggaggagacggCTGCTGCGTGA